The Arthrobacter sp. OAP107 DNA segment GCGATCCGCCTCTACTGGTCAGACATGCTCAAGGCCATCGGGCTGGGCGCTGGGCAGAGAATCGGTTCCTACACCATCCAGGCCTACTTCGTCACTGCTCTGATCACCGCGGGATTCCCGGCTTCCCAGGCCCTCCTGGCCTCCATGCTGACCTACCTCGTCGGCCCGATCACCAGCATCTGGGGCGGCCAGCTCTCGGACAAGTACGGCGCCCGGCGTGTACTGCTGACCGGATACGGGCTCTTCGTCGCCCTGACCGTTCCGGCGTTCTACGCCATCGGCAACAAATCCATCCTGCTGGCCACCGCCGCCGTCATCGTCTTCACCCTCATCAACAACCTCATCGCGGCACCCCTGAGCGTCGCCTACGTGCTCAGCTTCCCGCCCGAAGTCAGGGCGACGGCAGCAGCCCTGAACTTCAACATCGGCACCTCAGTGATCGGTGCCACCGCAGGACTCGTCGCCGTCTGGCTCTTCTCCATCACCGGGTCCAACGTCTCCTTCGGCTGGTACACCACCGCTGCCTGCATTGTGTCGATCTGCGTCACGGTCTTCGCCCTGCCCGCGGCACTCCGCCGGACGCAGCCTGCCAAAACGGCGGTAACAGTCACAGCCTGATCAGTAACCGGGCCGGGGCGCGCACGCGTCCCGGCCCTTAGCCTGTCCAGCCCAGTAAGCAGTTATCACTCAGCGGTCAAGAGTGTTTGGGTGGCCTGGCGGTGGAATCCCGCACGATCAAACGGCCACTCAGCGTCCGGTCTCCCCGGCGGTCCTGCGCCGCACCGATAGTCAACAGCAGCTCCTCGGTGGCCGCCATCCCGAGCTGATAGCTGGGCTGGTCCACGACTGTCAGCCTGGGACGGACCAAAGTCGCCCACTCCTGATCATCAAACCCGATCAGCGACATATCTTTCGGGCACGAGATCTCCATGTCCTGCAAAGCGGCAAACGCCCCGGCGCTCAGCTCGCTGTCGGTACAGTAAATCGCCGTCAACCCCGGGTTAGTCCTCACCAGCCTCTTGGTCGCCTCGTACGCCGCGGCCTTTGCATAGGCGCTACGTGCGACGTACTCGTCGCGGTAGCGAATCCCGGCGCCGCGGAGCGCATTCACATAACCGACCAGACGGGCTCCGCTGGGCCGCAGGTGCTTACCATCCTGGCCGCTGCCGGGCTCCCACCCGGCCGGCATCAGTGCCTCCGTGACAATCCCGATGTCCCGGTGTCCTAGATCGATGAGGTGGTTGACGGCAAGGCTGGAAGCCTCCACGTGATCCACGGAGATGTAGGAAGCGGCCTTTACGTTCGGCGCTGGCCTGTCCAGCAGCGTCACGGCTATGCCCTGGCCCTCGAGCCTTTCCAGATGGTCCGTTTCCTCTGTCGAAACCGGTGCCACAACAATCCCGTCGACGCGCTTACCGGCCAGAAGTTCAACGGCACGGCGCTCCAACGCCAGATCACCCTCGGTGCTGCTCAGCAGAACCTCATAGCCTGCTTCGCGTGCTGCGGTGGAAATACCCCGCATCGCAACGGCGAAAAAGTGGTTTCCGACATCAGGTATCACCACGCCAATGGTGCGCGTTCGCCCGGTAATCATGCTGCGGGCAAGAGCATTGGGCTGGTACCCCAGTTCATCCGCCGCTTTCTGGACCAGTTCCCTCGTCTTGGGACTGACGGACCCATACTGGGCCAGCGCCCGGGCAGCCGTTGATTTCGACACACCTGCCCGCAGGGCCACATCAATGATGGTGGCCGGAGGAAGCGGTGGACGGCTCACGTGGTTCCTCTCCTCACGATGTTTCGGCGCTGCATACGAGGCCGCCGTAACAACGCTCTCCATAAATTGGGATCGTTACCATCCTCTCACGGCCGCCCGCAAGGCTAGTTAGCTCCGTGGTGTGGCGACAATTTGACCTTGGAAAACCACGAGTTTACGGAGGGACATCCACTGCCAATCCCCAGTGATTCGGTCGCCCCTGTCTCGGGTGAACGTCTTTCAACTCGCCTGTTGAAAAACCTGCGGGAGCAGGTGGGGCCGCCACTCCCCCGCAGCCTACCCATGGCTCGTTATCCGGGTGGGAGAGCCGGCCGCCTCCGAGCACGCCCGTCAGGAAGCCCCCAAAGAACCCTGACAATCATGCAGATACCCGGGGGGCCCTGATATTAACAGGTGTGGAGCAAAACAGGCAATCCCACGGGATGGCTCCCCAACTCCCAAGGTCATGCAATTTCAACCCGAACTCACCATGAAGACAAGAAGAAGAACGTCATCAAAAGCTCAGGAGGAGGAGCGGGATGAGCAACCAACGTCGAGCAGAACAGAAATTTATCCCCGATTGCCCTCGGCTCATGTTGCCCAGGCCAACCGCGACCATGAACAGGTACCAACGGACAAAGGTCAACTATTAGAACAAGGCCCCGAAGGGGCCCAAAAGTTAACAATTTGCGCGCACTCAGAGACTAAGAGGCCCCTGGGCAGGGAAACACGTGCCCGGGGTGGGACTCGAACCGGCCGCTCCCCCTGAAAATCACCCCCTCTTTCGAAAACCTCCCCCATCCGGCAGCCAAGTCCGATGCTGATACAACCGAATACGAAGCCCAGGGTGTGGACAGTAATGATGGAATTGGCTTGTGTTGCGGTGTGACTCTGGGTGTGACTGACGCCCTGCGAAGGGTTTGTCTTGACAATGATCTGTCCGCCGCGGCGCAGGCTGCACTAAACGCGGCGGCCAGGTGGACATGACCTCATAGGAGCCTGCTCGAAGAATCCCATTACTGTCTTGTCTGCCCACCCGGCCGGCGTGCCCCTAATGTCCCACCGCACGCAACGGAAGGCAGGGCCAGTTTCATCATGACAAACCAACATCTGAAAGTCATCGCCGGGATCGACACACACGCCGACACCCACCACGTCGCAATCATCGACGAGACCGGCAGACACATCACCGACAAAGAGTTTCTCGCCGTGGGTGCCGGCTACCGGAACATCGCGGCCTTCATCACCGGATTCGGCCCGGTCATTGCCGCCGGAGTGGAAGGCACCGGCAGTTATGGCGCCGAACTCGCCCGCGTCCTGACCGGGGAAGGCATCCGGGTCCTGGAAGTCATGCGCCCGAACCGGCAGGGCCGCCGGCTCAGGGGCAAATCCGATCCTCTGGATGCCTACCAGGCGGCAGAAGCCGCGCTGGCCGGCCGGAACGTCGCAACACCAAAATCCCGGAACGGCGCCGTGGAATCCCTGCGGGTCCTGCGCGCCGAACGGGCCACGGCCATGCGCGCCCGGGTAGCGGTCATGACCCAGATCAAAAGCATCCTCACCGCAGCCCCCGAGGCGCTCCGGGCCAAATACCGGCACCTGACCCGCGCCGCGATGATGACCGCGCTGGAGAAAACCCGCCCCGCAGGGGACCTGACAGAACCGGTGAACGCCACCGCGGCCGTGCTCAAACGCCTCGCCATCCGTTACCGCGCCTTGAACCAGGAAGTGGCCGTGATCGACGCCGAACTCGACGCGATCATCACAATCCATGCCCCGATGCTCCGCGACGTCAGGGGCGTAGGAACGGACGTCGCCAGCCAACTGCTGGTCACCGTCGGCGACAACCCCGAACGGGTCACCACGGAAGCGAAATTCGCCGCCCTCGTCGGGGTCGCGCCGATACCGGCATCATCGGGGAAAACGAGACGGCACCGGCTCAGCCGCGGCGGCGACAGGCAGGCCAACAAAGCCATCCACCACGTTGCCCTGGTCCGGATGAAAACCGACACCCGCACCAGGAACTACGTCGCCAGACGCCGGGCCGAAGGCAAAAGCACCAAGGAAGCAATCCGCTGCCTCAAACGCTACATCGCCCGCGAAATCTACGACCAGCTCATCCACCCACAACCGGCACCAGACGCCGGAGCCCTCCGCATATTGCGAAAGAGCAAGAACATCACCCTCCAAGCCGCCGCAGATCGCCTCCATGTCTGGCCCACATCACTATCCCGGCTCGAACGCGGACTAACCCGCCACGACGAGTTCTACCAACGCTACAAGCAGTGGCTCAGCTCTCCATCGGCAGAAACCGCCGGGACGGGCCTCTGCCTTGCGGATCTGACCCGCAGACAATCTGGCGTCGGGGAACAGGCGACAGGCTCGGCGCCCCCGCCATCCCTGCCGTCATGACCGGGGAAGCTCTGGGGTCAAGAGCGGCCGCAGGCCGTCGCGCAGCGATCGACAGACCCTTGACGCCGGAGCTTTCAGCCCCGGTAACCTCAACGACGCTCGGGGCGCCGAGCCCCTTGACGACAATAGGAGCATCACTGTCCACACCCTCTTTTGTGAGCGTTCTGAGCCACGACCCATCCGCGTGCGACGGTCCCTCCGGACGTGGAGAATCCCTCTCCACCGCCGGCCGCCACACCGCCCACATTCCGTGGCTGAGCCGGAATCCGACGCACGACTGGCCCGGCGCTTCTGTCCCCAGCAAGCCGGGGGATGGGATTCAATGAATGCCATAGCGTCGCAGCCTCCTTCGAACAGTCGCTCATGGGCGCGACAATGGAAGACGGCATGATCCGGACCTCGCCGCAACAGGGGTACCGAACAGCCAAGAGGCCCAGCGCGTTTGCAGCATGACGAATCGCAATTATCGGCTCTTTGACTTGGCCTGCTGGAAGGGGTCGTCAACGCCACTTGCTCCCCCCCTGTTTCCTTGGCTCGCTTCAGTTGTCGGTGACATCCCTAGCCAACTTCAAGGGGCGGGACGTAGCTTTTAGACACGGAACTCCGGTCTGCAGCTCTTGGCCAAGGTTTCGCTACTTGGACCGCCAGGAAAGGTCGGCGT contains these protein-coding regions:
- a CDS encoding IS110 family transposase, with protein sequence MTNQHLKVIAGIDTHADTHHVAIIDETGRHITDKEFLAVGAGYRNIAAFITGFGPVIAAGVEGTGSYGAELARVLTGEGIRVLEVMRPNRQGRRLRGKSDPLDAYQAAEAALAGRNVATPKSRNGAVESLRVLRAERATAMRARVAVMTQIKSILTAAPEALRAKYRHLTRAAMMTALEKTRPAGDLTEPVNATAAVLKRLAIRYRALNQEVAVIDAELDAIITIHAPMLRDVRGVGTDVASQLLVTVGDNPERVTTEAKFAALVGVAPIPASSGKTRRHRLSRGGDRQANKAIHHVALVRMKTDTRTRNYVARRRAEGKSTKEAIRCLKRYIAREIYDQLIHPQPAPDAGALRILRKSKNITLQAAADRLHVWPTSLSRLERGLTRHDEFYQRYKQWLSSPSAETAGTGLCLADLTRRQSGVGEQATGSAPPPSLPS
- a CDS encoding LacI family DNA-binding transcriptional regulator, with product MSRPPLPPATIIDVALRAGVSKSTAARALAQYGSVSPKTRELVQKAADELGYQPNALARSMITGRTRTIGVVIPDVGNHFFAVAMRGISTAAREAGYEVLLSSTEGDLALERRAVELLAGKRVDGIVVAPVSTEETDHLERLEGQGIAVTLLDRPAPNVKAASYISVDHVEASSLAVNHLIDLGHRDIGIVTEALMPAGWEPGSGQDGKHLRPSGARLVGYVNALRGAGIRYRDEYVARSAYAKAAAYEATKRLVRTNPGLTAIYCTDSELSAGAFAALQDMEISCPKDMSLIGFDDQEWATLVRPRLTVVDQPSYQLGMAATEELLLTIGAAQDRRGDRTLSGRLIVRDSTARPPKHS